In Selenomonas sp. TAMA-11512, a genomic segment contains:
- a CDS encoding FkbM family methyltransferase, which yields MDCIVYGAGFFGLHVTELLLAAGIRPRCLFDRDVKKQGRRWMGVPVREPEPHLAEGCRIIIAHASPQVTENIRTDLRARGFHNIEPVYDFANKEENATIFSGQIIPLYADVCALQRAKKEIARADEIFCDTESRNVFRAIIQGLERRSFFGVPAKPISKQYLLPEISYREDEVFCDIGAGPGVEFLKSVQDAAIPFRDFYLFDPCPTVSDEVRLTTDRRIVFCEKAIGAQCGTVRVKNYWDMNACIAADGEIEAECIPLDMIPFEKQPTFMKIDVEGWERKVLQGMKQLIAENRPILAMACYHKIEDFWELPLLFAQMPRVRFFLRSYMGVHETVLYVVPEERLL from the coding sequence TTGGACTGTATCGTGTATGGCGCAGGTTTTTTCGGACTGCATGTGACAGAACTTCTTTTGGCCGCCGGTATCCGTCCGCGCTGCCTTTTTGATCGGGATGTAAAGAAACAGGGCAGGCGCTGGATGGGCGTTCCTGTCAGAGAGCCTGAACCGCATCTTGCCGAGGGCTGCCGGATCATCATCGCTCATGCATCCCCGCAGGTAACAGAGAATATTCGTACAGATCTCCGTGCAAGGGGATTTCATAACATAGAGCCAGTATACGATTTTGCAAATAAGGAGGAAAATGCAACCATTTTTTCCGGCCAGATCATCCCTCTTTATGCAGATGTATGTGCACTTCAGAGAGCGAAAAAAGAGATTGCTCGTGCGGATGAGATCTTCTGTGATACGGAATCGAGGAACGTTTTCCGGGCAATCATCCAAGGACTAGAACGGCGATCGTTTTTCGGCGTGCCTGCGAAGCCGATATCCAAACAATATCTTTTGCCGGAAATCAGTTACAGGGAGGACGAGGTGTTCTGTGATATCGGGGCAGGACCCGGTGTGGAGTTCCTAAAATCCGTACAGGACGCAGCGATTCCTTTTCGAGATTTCTACCTGTTTGATCCATGTCCTACGGTCTCAGATGAAGTGCGTTTAACGACGGATAGGCGCATTGTTTTTTGTGAAAAGGCAATAGGAGCACAATGTGGAACGGTTCGTGTAAAAAACTATTGGGATATGAATGCGTGTATTGCGGCAGATGGAGAAATAGAAGCAGAATGCATTCCGTTAGACATGATTCCGTTTGAAAAACAGCCCACTTTCATGAAAATTGATGTTGAGGGTTGGGAGCGAAAGGTACTGCAGGGGATGAAGCAGCTAATTGCAGAAAATCGTCCGATACTCGCTATGGCTTGTTATCACAAGATAGAGGATTTCTGGGAATTGCCGCTGCTTTTTGCCCAAATGCCTCGTGTGCGTTTTTTTCTGCGAAGTTATATGGGCGTGCATGAAACTGTTCTGTATGTTGTGCCGGAGGAGAGACTGCTATGA
- a CDS encoding glycosyltransferase family 2 protein has translation MWIEDKGEANLFRYVPEEELLTIVVHAYGRVDKTRKCVEHILQYAGDVPYQLILTDNGTPTDELLNYYRTVQHPRKKIMRIEKNETSIKGMNPVIRQLDTKYVLYVMNDSYLMPGALENLLICIESDPCIAIASPVSTNTGHGQEESLGGFSSEEEMIEKARVFNKSNPLLWDIHMRVAPQAVLLRRSAFEKAGLFDEDFVHDYGDDDLCLRFRRAGYKIMVCHDAFVHHDHLLEERERSKEAQEKYLLGQQLFKEKFGIDPDSDTLSVARYIRRVARDEAAGEKRVLAIEPCCGTPCLDLRNYYHRQGIFTVETYAFAQDSRYDVDLRTVADHVTIDRLSFLEEYYEDRMFDFVLFCRPLKNGEEDIARICQRLVKKDGMLLML, from the coding sequence ATGTGGATTGAGGATAAGGGAGAAGCGAATCTTTTCCGCTATGTGCCGGAGGAAGAATTGCTCACCATCGTCGTTCATGCCTATGGGCGCGTCGATAAGACAAGGAAGTGCGTGGAACACATCCTTCAATACGCGGGAGATGTGCCGTATCAGCTTATCCTGACCGATAATGGGACCCCGACAGACGAACTCTTGAATTACTATCGGACAGTGCAGCATCCACGCAAGAAGATTATGCGGATTGAGAAGAATGAGACGAGTATCAAGGGGATGAATCCTGTGATTCGTCAGTTGGATACGAAATATGTCCTCTATGTGATGAATGACTCGTATCTAATGCCAGGTGCGCTTGAGAATCTATTGATTTGCATTGAGAGTGACCCTTGTATTGCGATTGCGTCTCCTGTATCTACCAATACGGGGCATGGGCAAGAAGAAAGTTTAGGCGGATTTTCCAGCGAAGAGGAAATGATTGAAAAAGCGAGGGTCTTCAACAAAAGTAATCCTCTTCTATGGGATATACATATGCGAGTAGCTCCACAGGCAGTACTCCTGCGGCGAAGTGCTTTTGAAAAGGCAGGTCTTTTTGATGAGGACTTCGTGCATGATTATGGAGATGATGACTTATGCCTACGGTTTCGGCGTGCAGGTTATAAGATTATGGTCTGCCATGATGCATTTGTTCATCATGATCATTTGCTTGAAGAACGAGAAAGAAGCAAGGAAGCACAGGAAAAATATCTTCTTGGGCAGCAGTTGTTCAAGGAGAAATTTGGTATTGACCCGGATTCGGATACGTTGTCAGTAGCAAGATATATACGGCGTGTGGCGAGAGATGAAGCGGCAGGAGAAAAGCGGGTTCTCGCTATTGAACCGTGCTGCGGAACGCCATGTCTCGATTTAAGGAACTACTATCATAGACAGGGCATTTTCACTGTAGAGACCTATGCCTTTGCACAGGATAGTCGCTATGATGTCGACTTGCGAACAGTTGCAGATCATGTAACAATAGATCGACTGTCTTTTTTAGAAGAATATTACGAGGATCGAATGTTTGATTTTGTGCTGTTTTGTCGTCCTTTGAAGAATGGTGAAGAAGACATAGCACGTATCTGCCAAAGGCTCGTAAAGAAGGATGGCATGTTGCTGATGCTTTGA
- a CDS encoding aldo/keto reductase, whose product MKYLTPEGFGKRISRLGMGVARFGTIADETLSFSLLDRFYAGGGTLLDTARNYYEWVDDGRGKSEVCIGKWMDLRGNREDMVISTKGGVRNEGHTWFYDLSFPALRQELIESMEALRTDNIDIYLLHRDEPDRPVEEIMETMQMLMEHGKITAIGVANWRPERIMAANRYAKERGLCTFSFIQTWWSLAEYTDAMWNDPTTTHMTEELYRYMQEHGLIGMAYTSQCKGYFKKAALYGLEAVDAGLKKRIETPTNRKKAEYIRAYAERMGLGPTAFVLGYITSNPLDGIALFSTMQEEHLKEILACGDVVLDEAAIEAVNRIKP is encoded by the coding sequence ATGAAATATTTAACGCCTGAAGGCTTCGGAAAACGCATATCACGTCTTGGCATGGGCGTAGCGCGCTTTGGGACGATCGCGGATGAGACGCTGTCCTTTTCTCTACTTGACCGATTTTATGCCGGCGGGGGGACACTGCTTGATACTGCAAGAAATTATTACGAATGGGTCGATGACGGCAGAGGAAAGAGTGAGGTCTGTATCGGGAAATGGATGGATTTGCGCGGCAATCGGGAGGATATGGTCATCTCAACGAAAGGAGGCGTACGCAACGAAGGACATACTTGGTTTTACGATCTTTCTTTCCCGGCGCTGCGGCAGGAATTGATCGAAAGCATGGAGGCTTTGCGCACGGATAACATCGACATTTACCTCCTGCACCGAGATGAGCCGGATCGCCCGGTTGAGGAGATCATGGAGACGATGCAGATGCTTATGGAGCATGGAAAAATAACCGCTATCGGCGTTGCCAACTGGCGGCCGGAGCGTATCATGGCGGCAAACCGCTACGCTAAGGAACGCGGACTTTGCACGTTTTCCTTTATCCAGACATGGTGGTCGCTTGCCGAGTACACGGATGCTATGTGGAATGACCCCACGACTACGCATATGACGGAAGAACTTTATCGCTATATGCAAGAGCATGGACTGATTGGAATGGCATATACGTCGCAGTGCAAGGGATATTTTAAGAAAGCGGCGCTGTATGGCTTAGAGGCTGTGGATGCCGGGCTAAAGAAGAGGATCGAGACACCGACAAATCGGAAGAAAGCGGAGTATATCCGTGCCTATGCTGAACGTATGGGTTTGGGACCAACAGCGTTTGTTCTTGGATATATCACGAGCAATCCCCTGGACGGAATAGCCCTCTTTAGCACTATGCAAGAGGAGCATCTCAAAGAAATTCTTGCATGTGGTGATGTAGTGCTGGATGAGGCTGCCATTGAAGCTGTCAATCGTATAAAACCGTAA